The Urbifossiella limnaea nucleotide sequence GTCAACTGCGTGACGGCGGGGCTCTTGAAGGTGGTGGCGTCGAGCTTACGGCAGTAGAAGCAGTCGTCGGTGCCGACGACGATGAGCAGCGGCAGGCCGCGGTCGGCGGCCTCCTTGCGGGCCGTGTTGTAGTCGGTGCGCCAGGCCACGCCGGCGGCGGGCTGCGCGTGGGCGGCCCGCGGGGCCACGGTGACGAGCAGCAGCAGGGCGGCCGCGGCCGCGACGGGACGGAAGCGCATGGTCGATCCCCGAAGTCAGACGTGGTGCGTTACGACCGCGGGTGCGCCTTCCGGTAGCTGTCCTGGAGCCGCTGGGTCGTCACGTGCGTGTACACCTGCGTGGTGTTCAGGCTCTTGTGACCCAGCAGCTCCTGCACCCCCCGGATGTCCGCCCCCGCATCGAGCAGATGCGTGGCGAAGCTGTGCCGGAGGGTGTGCGGGCTGGTGCGGGGGTCGAGCCCGGCCAGCCGCAGGTACCCGGTGAGCAGCCGCCCGACGCTCCGCGCCGTGAGCCGCCCCCCGTCCTTGTTCAGGAAGACCGCCGGGGAGTCCGCCCCGGCCCGTTGTAACAACGCCGCCCGCTCCGGGAGCCAGGCCTGAATCGCCGACACCGCCGCCGGCCCGAGCAGGGCGAGCCGTTCCTTCTTCCCCTTACCGCGGACGACGACCACACCATCATTGAGGTCGGCGTCGGCGAGGTCGAGGCCAACCAGTTCGCTGACGCGCAGGCCCGCGGAGTACAGCGTCTCAAGAAGGGCGCGATCGCGGGAACCGGCCCACGCGCTCGCGTCGGGCGCCGCGAGCAACTTCTGCACGTCCGCCACGGTCAGGAAGTGCGGCAGCTTCTTCTCCAGCCGCGGGCCGCGCAGCGCCAGCGCGGGGTTCTGCTGCAGTACCCCCTGCCGGCACAGGTACTTCCCGAACGACCGCACCGCCGCCAGCCGGCGGGCGATGGTGGACTTGGCGTAGCTCTGCTCGTGCAGCCACGCCACGAACGCGCGGAGCAGCCGCGTGGTCCAGTCGGCGGGGGCGACGGAGCCCTGCTTGAGCCGCTCGCGGGCGAACCCGAGCGCCTGGGTCAGGTCCTCGCGGTAGGACTTGACCGTCTTGTCGGAGGCGTTCCGCTCCAGGCCGAGGTGGGTGAGGAACTCGGCGAGGGCGACTTCCAGCGTCAAATGATCCGCCCCGGGCGAGGGTGTCGCGTCCGTGCGGCGTGAGGGGTCGTCTACAACTCGGCGGCGACCGTGGGGTTCCGCACCCGCTCGGTGAGGACCGCGGCGTCGAACCAGCTGATGGCGACGGCGGGGTCGGCGGCCTGGTGGCGAATGTCGTCGACGAGGGCGTCGCGGCTGTCGTCGTCGTAGACGAACAGGAACTTCTCGTCGCCCTTGAACAGGGCCAGGACGTTGAGCTCGCGTGGCACCCTCGTCCCCCGGCGGCGGTCGCGGGCCGGAACGGACCGCGACACCCTCCCGGTATCGGCCGTGCGAGCGTGCCGCTGGAGCGAAACCCGCGGCGCGAAGCGGGGCGGGATGGGGAAGAGGTGGCGTAACCGGCGCGACCGGCACCCGTGTTGCCGCTTGCGGCTTCGCGCTGCGGAACGCGAAGCCGCAAGCGGCAACACGGGTACGAGAGGCGCCGGGCGCTCGCCGCGCTCCCGCGCGCCGCTACAACACCCGCATGGCCACCCCACACCCGCTCCCGCACACCCGCGTCCCCGCCCTGCGGTTCCCCACCGCCGCCGACGGGTCGAAGTACGTCGCCCGCGAGATCGACAAGCTCGTCCGCGCCCGCAACGCGGCCGGCAAGCCCACGGTCCTGGGCCTCGCCACCGGGTCCACGCCCGTCGGCCTGTACCGCGAACTCATCCGCCTCCACAAGGAGGAAGGGCTCGACCTGTCGCGGGTCGTGACGTTCAACCTCGACGAATACCTGCCGATGCCGAAGGAGGACGCGCACTCGTACTTCCGGTGGATGCACGAGACGTTCTTCAACCACGTCAACATCCCGTGGGGGAACATCCACGTCCCCGACGGCACCCTCGCCGCCGAGGACGTGGACCGCTTCTGCGCCGACTACGAGAAGCGGATCCGCGCCGCCGGCGGCATCGACATTCAGATCCTCGGCATCGGCCGCACCGGGCACATCGGGTTCAACGAGCCCGGCAGCCCGCGGAACAGCCGCACCCGCATGGTGACGCTCGACGGCATCACCCGCCGCGACGCCGCCCCCGGCTTCTTCGGCGAGGAGAACGTACCGGCGCAGGCCATCACGATGGGCGTCGCCAGCATCCTCGACGCCCGCCGGCTGTTCCTCATGGCGTACGGCGAGCACAAGGCCGGCGTTGTGTTCAAGGCGCTCGAGCAGCCGCCCACGGAAGCCGTCTCCGCGAGCTTCCTGCAAGAGCACCCGGACGCCACGGTCGTGCTCGACGACGCGGCCGCGGCCGAACTCACCGCCATCAAGCGGTCGTGGGAGGTCGGGCCGGCCGAGTGGACGCCGGAACTGGTGCGGCGCGCCGTCGTGCACCTGTCGCTGTCGGTGGGCAAGGGCTTGCAGATGCTCGGCGACGAGGACTTCCGCGACCACCACCTGTACGAGCTGCTGCGCGAGCAAGGCCCGGCGACGCGGATCGGCGAGGCCGTGTTCCACGACCGCATGACGACGATCACGCCGTTCCCCGCCGGCCCCGCGAAGGGGAATCCGAAGACCATCCTGGTGTTCTCCCCGCACCCGGACGACGACGTGATCTCGATGGGCGGCACGATCATCCGGCTGGTGCAGCAGGGGCACACCGTCCACGTCGCGTACATGACCAGCGGCAACATCGCCGTCTTCGACCACGACGCCCGGCGGTTCATCGACTTCGTCGAGGAGTTCCTGGCGGCGTTCGGGTCGGTCGGCGAGCACTCCACGGCCGGCACGGTGAAGCAGCGCGTCGAGACGTTCCTGGCGACGAAGAAGGCCGGCCAGCCGGACGCGCCGGAGCTGTTGAAGGTGAAGGGGCTGATCCGCGCCACCGAGGCCCGCGCCGCGGCGCTGGCCTGCGGCATACCGCCGGAGCAGCTCGAGTTTATGAACCTCCGCTTCTACCAGACCGGCCGCGTGACGAAGGACCCGGTCCACCAGGACGACGTGAGCGACCTGGAGAAGCTGATGCTGCGGCTGCAGCCGGCGCAGGTGTACGTGGCGGGCGAGATGTCGGACCCGCACGGGACGCACCGGCTGTGCGCCGAGGCGATCTTCGCGGCGGTGCGGCAGGCCCGGCCGAAGGGGCTGACGAGCGAGGTGTGGCTGTACCGCGGGGCGTGGGAGGAGTGGGAGCCGCACGAGATCGAGATGGCGGTGCCGCTGAGCCCGGACGTGCTGGAGCAGAAGAAGCAGGCGATCTTCCGCCACCAGAGCCAGAAGGACCGGGCGATGTTCCCCGGCGGCACCGACCGCCGCGAGTTCTGGCAGCGCGCCGAGGACCGCAACATCGCCACCGCGAAGACCTACGACGCGCTCGGCCTCCCCGAGTACTACGCGATGGAAGCGTTCGTGCGGTGGAAGGAATAAGCGGTTTCGCCGCTCGCGGCTTTGCGTTGGGTAGCGCGAAGCCGCACGCGGCAACCGAACTACTCGTTCACGGTCACGTCCGGGTCGTTCCTCCCCGCCCGCAGGCGAGCCCAGTCGGCCGCCGTCGGCTTCACCGGCGGGCCGTACCGCCCCCGCAACTCCAGCAGCCGCGCCCGCCTCACCGCGGGCGCCGCCAGCGCGTCGAACGGGTCCGGCAGCGCCCGCCCCATCAGGTAGCGCACCACCGGGTAGCGCTCCTCTTCGAGTAGCCGCGTCAGCACCGCGCCGTGCCAGTCGGCGCCGCCGGCCCGCTTCGCCGCCTCGTGCGAGAACGCCCCCGCCACCACCGCCCGCGTCCGCGCGTCGCCGCGCAGCAGCGCCAGCACCGCCGCCGAGTTCGCCTCGTCGTCGACGTCCAGCTTCACCGCCGCGGCTCGCTTGCCGGCCGGGCCGGGCCACTTCGCCAGCTCCGCCTTCGTCCACCCGAGCGACTTGTCGAGATGGCACAGGTTGCAGGCGTGCGGCTTCCCCGTGCCGACGCTGTCGGCCAGCTCCGGCGTCTGGATGCGGTGCGACCGGTGCGTCGTCATCAGCGAGTACACCTGGTGCGGCATGTGGCACGAGTAGCACAGGCTCCCCGCCCCGTCGGCCGCGTGGCGGGTGTGCTCGGTCAGCTTCTCGCGGTACGCCGGGTGGCAAGACAGGCACGCGTCGTTGCCGCGGGCCGCGGGGCGGACCAGCATGTTCGGCTCGTCGCCGTGCATGGCGTGGCACGTCATGCAGCTCAGCCGGCCGGTGCCGTTCTCGTAGCACGCCGACAGTTGCAGCCCGTTGAACTCCAGCGCCGTGGTCAGCGGCGTGCCGTCGCCCCAGAAGCGGCCGTCGGTCGGGTCGGGCGTCGGCCGCTCCTTCGCCTTCGGCCGGCCGGCGGCCAGCGCCGCCTGCTCGCCCTCGGAGCGGAAGACGTGGTTGAACACCTCGAGCGGCCGGCCCGGCACGAACGGGTCGCGGTGCGTCACCCGGTCCCACGCCTCCGGCTTCGGCACCAGCGCCCCGTGGCACCGCCCGCACACCTCGTCGCGCCGCGCCACCGGCAGCCGGCCCGGGTGCACCACGTCGTCCGCCGGGTGGATCGTGTCGCCGCGCTGCTTCCGCAGGTGCGCGTCGCCCGGGCCGTGGCACGCCTCGCACGAGATCCCCAGTTCGGCCACCTCGGTGCGGAACCCGGCGGGGCGGCCGAGCGCGTCGCGGACCGGGTTCTTCCGCGGGCCGGTGTTGTGGCAGTACAGGCAGCTGGCGTTCCACACGGCCCCGCGGCTGTGCTCCCAGAAGTCGGCCGACTCCGGGGCGAGGAACCCGCCGTGGCTGTGGACCCAGCGCCGCTCGCCGAGGTGGTACAGCACCGGCAGCCGCACGTACTGCCCGGTCGGAGCCCGGTGCAGGTACTCCTGAATCCAGTGCGACCCCACCACCCGGTCGACGCGGTACTCGGTGGTGCGGGCCGCGCGGCCCGGGTCGGCCGTCTCCAGGTAGAACTCGTCGCCCCGGCGGGTGGCGCGGGTGACGACGCCAGCGTACTCGTAGGCGGCGCCGGCGAAGTCGCCCTTGACCGTGTCGGGGGCGGCGTCGCGGGTCATGGTGCGGTGGTACGTGCGGAACCAGGTGTCGTACTCGCGGCGGTGGCAGTCCGCGCAGTCGGTCGAAACGGCGGCGACGTGCGGCGTGTCGGCGGGTGGCGCGGGCGGGTCGGGAAGGGCGGGGCGCGGGTGGGTGTACCACCACGCCCCGGCGGCGAGCGCCGTCAGAACGCCGACCGCCGCCCAGACCTTACCCGTCATCGTCGCCCCCGACTCGGGTTGATGTCCGAGTGTACCGCGCCCGGCCGGGCGGCGGAACGGCCGTCGCGTGGCGTCGACCCGCTACCGACCCGACACCACGAGCGCGACGCGGAACCCGCCGCGGGGCTCGGTCGGCTTCGCCGGCGAGCGGGCGGCGCTGCGCACCCCGCCGGCGCCGCTGCGAACGTGACCGCCGCGCAGCACGCCGCCGCCGTCGCCGCACCACTCCTCCAGGTTCCCGTGAACGTCGAACAGGCCGAACCGGTTCGGCGCCTTCCGTCCGACCGGGCGGAAGCGGCCGTCGGCGGCGTCAACGGTGCCGGTGAACCACGCCAGCGGGCCGAGCCCGGCCGCGTCCGACCCGCACGCCCACAGGCCCGGCTCGCCCGCCCGGCAGCCGTACTCCCACTCCACCTCCGTCGGCAGCCGGCACTCGTAGCGGCCGCCGAGTTCGCGCGTCAGCCACCGGCAGAAGTCGGCGCAGTCGTCGCGGCCGAGGTTGCCGACCGGGTGCGCGTCGGTCAGCGGTTGTTCGCCGGCCTGCCTCCATGTCGGGCCGGGCTCCACCGTCCAGTTGCCGTCCGGCTTCAGCCGGTAGCCGACGCCGCCGTCGCGCTCGGCGGTCGTCCGGTACGGCGGGTTCTGGGCCGTCACGAAGCGGCGGAACAGGGCGACCGTCGTCTCGGTCGAGGCGAGGTAGAAGGGCTCGGCGACCCCGGCCGGCCGCGCGACTTCGCCGCGGAGGCGCTCGCGGACAGTCACGTTCGGCTCGGCCGCGATCCAGGCGTCGAGCGGGTCGGCGGGCGTCCCCATGAGGAAGCGGCCGGGCGGAATCAGCCGCGCCTTCAGGCCGGGGAGCGGCTCGATCTCGACGGGCTCGCCGAGCGCGGCGGCCCACTCGGCCTGATACGCGGCGGCGTCGAACGGCACTTCGCGCAAGGTGGGTAGCGGCCGCGGCGGGATCGGCGGCGGCGGGTCGCTCGGCCGGAACACGAGCCCGAGCCCGCCGGCGACGACGAGGAGGCCGACCGTCACTTGCCACCCGCGGCGTCGCCGGCCGAAGGCGTCCAGCGCGCCGAGCACGTCCGCCATCGCCGCGGGGCGGTCGGCCGGGTCCGGCGCCGTCATCCGGCGACACAGCGCGGCCAGCGCCGGCGGCGCGTCCGGCGACAGCGGGGTGTCATCGCCCGTCGGGGTGCGGCCGGTCAGCAGGAATGCGAGGGTGCGGCCGAGGGCGTACACGTCGGCGCGGGCGTCGACCGCGGCGGGATCAGCGGTCTGCTCGGGGGCCATGTAGCCGGGCGTGCCGACGACCAGCGACAGGTCGTCGGCCGAGCCGGCGCGGTGGGCGACGCGGGCCAGCCCCACGTCGAGCACGCGCACGTCGCCGGCCGGCGTGCAGATCAGGTTCGCCGGCTTCACGTCGCGGTGGATCACGCCACAGCCGTGGGCGTAGGCCAGTCCCGCGGCGGCGTCGCGGATCGCCCGCACGGCGTCGGGCACGGACAGCGGGCCGTGCTCCAACACCCGGCGGCGCAGGTCGGTGCCGGCGACGAATTCGGACGCCAGGTAGGACACGCCGCGCGCCTCGCCGGCGTCGTAGGCGGTGACGATGTTGGGGTGAGCGAGGCGGCCGGCGGCCTCGGCCTCGCGGCGGAACCACCCCCCGTCGGCCACCACCTTCAGCGCCACCTCGCGCCGCATCCGCCGGTGGACGGCGCGGTAGACGGTGCCCATGCCGCCGGCCGCGACGCGGTCGAGGATGACGTAGTCGTTCAGCGCCAGCGGGTGCGGCCGCGCCGACCTCAGTACGCCAGCCTGGTACGCCGTCAGCGCGCCGGTCGCGGTCAGCCGTTCGGCGAGTTCGGCGGTCGTGCCGGCGGCGTCGAAGGGATCGGGGGTCAGCCCCTCGGCGGCGAGTCGGCGGACGAACTCGTCGGGCGTCGGCTCGTAGTAGTCGACGGCGACCGCGGCGAGGTGGACGAGCAGCGTGTCGCGCTCGGCGCCGGTCGCGTCGCCGAGGAACTCGTCGGGCCGGGGCCGGCCGCCGGACCGCAGGGCCGCCTCGAAGGCGTCGCAGCGGGCGTTCACGCGCAGGACTGCGTCGAGCGGCAGGCCGGCGAACCCGGAGTCCGCGCTCACGGGTCGCCCCCCTCGTCGCGGTCCCACACCATCTCCACGACCGCCAGCTTGCGCTCGACCGTGCGCCGCGAGCAGCCGAGGCGCTCGGCGATGTCGTCGGTCGATTCGCCCTCCAGTTTCCACAGCGCGATCCGCCGCAGGGCCGGGTCGCCGGTGCGGTCGAGGCGGTCGAGCAGCGCCACGAGCTGTTCGTTCACCTCGGCCAGCAACTCGGGCGTCGGCTCGCGCGAGGTGACGACTTCGAGGTCGGCGGCGACGTGGCCCGCGGGGCCGCCGCGCTTCAGGCGGGTGGCGTGGCGGACCTGATCGACGCACTTGTGGGCGGTGAGGGCGAGCAGCAGCGGCCACAGGTTGTCGCGGTCGGTGAGCTGCGGGAAGCGGCCGGCCTTCGCCCCGAGGCAAAAGCTCTTGAACGCGCTGAGGGCGGCGTCCTCGTCGTCGGCGGTGCGGCCGGCGGCGGCGAGCTTGCGGCCGGCGACGGCGACCATGCGGGCGAAGTACGCGGCCCACAGCTCGCC carries:
- the xerC gene encoding tyrosine recombinase XerC, whose amino-acid sequence is MEVALAEFLTHLGLERNASDKTVKSYREDLTQALGFARERLKQGSVAPADWTTRLLRAFVAWLHEQSYAKSTIARRLAAVRSFGKYLCRQGVLQQNPALALRGPRLEKKLPHFLTVADVQKLLAAPDASAWAGSRDRALLETLYSAGLRVSELVGLDLADADLNDGVVVVRGKGKKERLALLGPAAVSAIQAWLPERAALLQRAGADSPAVFLNKDGGRLTARSVGRLLTGYLRLAGLDPRTSPHTLRHSFATHLLDAGADIRGVQELLGHKSLNTTQVYTHVTTQRLQDSYRKAHPRS
- a CDS encoding bifunctional serine/threonine-protein kinase/formylglycine-generating enzyme family protein is translated as MSADSGFAGLPLDAVLRVNARCDAFEAALRSGGRPRPDEFLGDATGAERDTLLVHLAAVAVDYYEPTPDEFVRRLAAEGLTPDPFDAAGTTAELAERLTATGALTAYQAGVLRSARPHPLALNDYVILDRVAAGGMGTVYRAVHRRMRREVALKVVADGGWFRREAEAAGRLAHPNIVTAYDAGEARGVSYLASEFVAGTDLRRRVLEHGPLSVPDAVRAIRDAAAGLAYAHGCGVIHRDVKPANLICTPAGDVRVLDVGLARVAHRAGSADDLSLVVGTPGYMAPEQTADPAAVDARADVYALGRTLAFLLTGRTPTGDDTPLSPDAPPALAALCRRMTAPDPADRPAAMADVLGALDAFGRRRRGWQVTVGLLVVAGGLGLVFRPSDPPPPIPPRPLPTLREVPFDAAAYQAEWAAALGEPVEIEPLPGLKARLIPPGRFLMGTPADPLDAWIAAEPNVTVRERLRGEVARPAGVAEPFYLASTETTVALFRRFVTAQNPPYRTTAERDGGVGYRLKPDGNWTVEPGPTWRQAGEQPLTDAHPVGNLGRDDCADFCRWLTRELGGRYECRLPTEVEWEYGCRAGEPGLWACGSDAAGLGPLAWFTGTVDAADGRFRPVGRKAPNRFGLFDVHGNLEEWCGDGGGVLRGGHVRSGAGGVRSAARSPAKPTEPRGGFRVALVVSGR
- a CDS encoding ECF-type sigma factor — translated: MSADGSITRWIADLRRGDDAAAGELWAAYFARMVAVAGRKLAAAGRTADDEDAALSAFKSFCLGAKAGRFPQLTDRDNLWPLLLALTAHKCVDQVRHATRLKRGGPAGHVAADLEVVTSREPTPELLAEVNEQLVALLDRLDRTGDPALRRIALWKLEGESTDDIAERLGCSRRTVERKLAVVEMVWDRDEGGDP
- a CDS encoding cytochrome c3 family protein, whose amino-acid sequence is MTGKVWAAVGVLTALAAGAWWYTHPRPALPDPPAPPADTPHVAAVSTDCADCHRREYDTWFRTYHRTMTRDAAPDTVKGDFAGAAYEYAGVVTRATRRGDEFYLETADPGRAARTTEYRVDRVVGSHWIQEYLHRAPTGQYVRLPVLYHLGERRWVHSHGGFLAPESADFWEHSRGAVWNASCLYCHNTGPRKNPVRDALGRPAGFRTEVAELGISCEACHGPGDAHLRKQRGDTIHPADDVVHPGRLPVARRDEVCGRCHGALVPKPEAWDRVTHRDPFVPGRPLEVFNHVFRSEGEQAALAAGRPKAKERPTPDPTDGRFWGDGTPLTTALEFNGLQLSACYENGTGRLSCMTCHAMHGDEPNMLVRPAARGNDACLSCHPAYREKLTEHTRHAADGAGSLCYSCHMPHQVYSLMTTHRSHRIQTPELADSVGTGKPHACNLCHLDKSLGWTKAELAKWPGPAGKRAAAVKLDVDDEANSAAVLALLRGDARTRAVVAGAFSHEAAKRAGGADWHGAVLTRLLEEERYPVVRYLMGRALPDPFDALAAPAVRRARLLELRGRYGPPVKPTAADWARLRAGRNDPDVTVNE
- the nagB gene encoding glucosamine-6-phosphate deaminase; protein product: MATPHPLPHTRVPALRFPTAADGSKYVAREIDKLVRARNAAGKPTVLGLATGSTPVGLYRELIRLHKEEGLDLSRVVTFNLDEYLPMPKEDAHSYFRWMHETFFNHVNIPWGNIHVPDGTLAAEDVDRFCADYEKRIRAAGGIDIQILGIGRTGHIGFNEPGSPRNSRTRMVTLDGITRRDAAPGFFGEENVPAQAITMGVASILDARRLFLMAYGEHKAGVVFKALEQPPTEAVSASFLQEHPDATVVLDDAAAAELTAIKRSWEVGPAEWTPELVRRAVVHLSLSVGKGLQMLGDEDFRDHHLYELLREQGPATRIGEAVFHDRMTTITPFPAGPAKGNPKTILVFSPHPDDDVISMGGTIIRLVQQGHTVHVAYMTSGNIAVFDHDARRFIDFVEEFLAAFGSVGEHSTAGTVKQRVETFLATKKAGQPDAPELLKVKGLIRATEARAAALACGIPPEQLEFMNLRFYQTGRVTKDPVHQDDVSDLEKLMLRLQPAQVYVAGEMSDPHGTHRLCAEAIFAAVRQARPKGLTSEVWLYRGAWEEWEPHEIEMAVPLSPDVLEQKKQAIFRHQSQKDRAMFPGGTDRREFWQRAEDRNIATAKTYDALGLPEYYAMEAFVRWKE